The sequence AACCAAAACCAGAGAAAACTGTTCCAGATTCAGCTTCGGGGCTTCCTCAGAGGGAATAAACAAGTCCGTCCCAGGCACGCTACGCTGAGTAGCCCCGCTGCAGCCAGTCGGTTCTACAACCATGCCCAGTGGAACACCCGGGCCTTGATGAAAGCCGTCCAGCAAAACATTCTGCAGCAACTCTTCAAAGCCTACAGTCGCAAAAAAGGCCGGAAGCCCAGCCTGGATGTGGTGGTGGATCTGACCACGCTGAGAAAAGAAGGCCAATTTAAAGGGCTACCCGTCTCTTGCTTGAATGGCAAGTATGGCTTGCACCTGGTGGTGGTCTACTTACTGATCGGCAACGCTAGATTTCCTTGGTCTTTTGCCATCTGGAAAGGCAAAGGGATGGCCAGTGAAAGCAAGCTAGCGGTGGCCATGATCAAGTCTCTGTGCCGTCGACTTCAGGGCCGCTTTCAGATCAAAGTAATGGCTGACAGTGGTTTTGACAACCAGTATTTCCTGCGTCCCCTGTCACAACTGGGTTTGACCGTACTGGTGGCCACCAAAGGGGACCGTAAAGTGGGCGAAAAGAAGGTCAAGGAGCTGTTCTACAACGGGAGTTGGGTCAAGCTGAACACCCCAGAATTGCAGGTGACCGTGGCGTGGTTCGAGCGGCGTTATCCCACGGGAAAAACCGAAAGGCGCTATGTGCTGTGCAATCAGCCCGTGTCGGCCAGGACGCTGATTCAGTGGGGTCGTCGGAGGTGGGCCATTGAAACGTTCTTCAAAACGGCCAAAGGCCGCTTTGGACTGGATCAGTTTGGCCAACGGACCTTGCGGGGTCTGATTCGCTTCTTGTTTTTGTCTTTGCTGGCCTGGATCCTCAGTTTTCTGGTGTCTGAGCAGCCAGAACAGCTGGAGGACTGGGGTGACCGGGCAGTACGGGTGACCAGAGTGCTGTTGCACTGGGTGCTGGTCGCAGAGTTCCTGATGCTGCAAGACCAGCTATTTTCGCCCTCCAGGTTGTATGTTCTTTCAGTCGCTGGATAAGTGGAACAAATCAGTTAACCACCTCTACTCGAATTTCCAGCACAGATCTTACCATAATTTCCAATTCACTAAACTGCAAGCCAAATTGAAATAGCAGTATAATTACTGAGATTAATTTTCTCATCTTCCTGTAGACTAAAAGAGAAGTTAGGCGATCTATAGTCCATACCCTGCGAAGCCCAGAACTCGGCTTACTATATATTTGTCTAAAATAATCCTAATTCTTTAACAAAATTCTATTAGTAAGCCTGGAATCACTTATGAAAATAGGGGACATGAATCTAAAAAGCAACTACATCGATAAAGCTGTGACAAATGGGCCATTCTTCTCACTTATTTAACCTTGCACAAACTTTATTCCAGTAGCGCAAATGCTCCCACTGGACTATCTTAAATTCGCTCGGTGAATCATGGGCGATATTTTATCATCTTGGATAGCACTCTTAAACATATAAATTGTGAACATAATTCATCTTTTTGTTTCATTTTATAAATTCATTGTCTGGGAATGCATATCTTTGTCAAAATGTCGATCTTGTATTCCAAGTCCGTGCGCCTTTGTTTTAACAGGCGTAAATGCTGATACAATATTGCATCTACAAATGATTCGTTTGGATTATCAATTATCATTTTTATTTTTTCTATAGGTATTTCCAGATATCTCAATTCGATGATTAATCTAATAATAAAAATATCATTTTCGTCGAAAATTCGATACTTGTTTGCAGCAGAAACCTTAGGTTCGACTAAACCTACTTCAATATAATATCGAATTTTGCTTTTGCTAGTCTCAAGTTGAGCAGCAACCTGGCTGATGGTGTATTTCTGTTCTTGTGTCATGTGTAGCTTTGGTGCCTCCGATCACAGGTTCCACCATGAGACCACTGCACAGTCAAGAGCTGGGTAAAGAAGAAAAACAAAAAAGTCGTCCTGCACATGACAAACAACACGCCTATGAAGGCGTTCAATTTGCACCCCAGGCCCGAAATCATACTGGGGTGCAGCACGACGACTTTCTGACCATCGTTCGGAGGCGGATCAAGCGCCTCCGCCTGGAGCGCCAGCTCCGACAGGAAGACATGGCTGAAAAACTCAACTGGAACCTCCGGTACTACCAACGGTTCGAAAGTCAAAATGCTGGAGAATCTTTCAACCCTAAAATTCGCATGTTCCTGCAGGTGGCAGAGGCTCTGGGAATCACCATTGACACTCTCTTCGCTGTCTCAGAGGAAAATTCTCCTGAGGTTGAATCCACCCCTCAGAGAGTCTCCAAGAAGCTTTCCCGTCGAAAGTCTCCCGATGGTCATCATTAAGCTCCAGGCCATTGGCAGCAGGACGAGCAACACTGTAGAATTTTCATAGGGAGAAATCTTTCATGATACCTCGGCCTTTTGTGGCCGCTTTTGCAGCTGATCTTTACTGGATCAGTTGCTAACAACTACCTCAGTAGTTGCTCAGCAGTAAACAGAAAACCCTAGGAGAGACTCCACAAGCTCTCCATATGTTTTTGCTGTCCTGCTGCTTTGATGGTATACAGACCAGGCAACAACCAAACTGCAATTGTTCTGCAGAAAACCTCTGGCCTTGGCTTCCAGCCAAGGCCTATCTGTTTCGGGTCATGAAAGGTGAAAACCATGGAACAGGAGATTCCCCCAGAAAATTTTGTTCTCAGCTACCTCAGTTCAGAATCACTCCAAATAGAAACAATCACAGCCTTTGATCTGGCAGATCTCAGCACTGCCAGGATGAAACCGGTGCGCATACCAAGAAACTTCAGAGGCCAAAAACATAAATTAGGATATTATTGGTTTTCGAAGTCTCGAATTCACATAAAATATGAAAGCCGACTAGAGTTGTTTGCTTATCAGTTATTAGATTTTGACCCTAATGTCAGAAAAATCTTACCACAACCCTTGGTAATTAATTTCTTTGACGGTGATCGCGAATACCACCATATACCAGATATTCTTTGTGAGCGTAAAGATTTACCTAATTTGCTTATCGATGTAAAGCCCAAAAAATTCGTCACCACAGAAAGAAATCAAATAGCATTCAAGTTCACCGAAATGACCTGTTCTTATGCTGGATGGGATTATGAAGTCTGGAGTGAACCTCGACGAAGTCTCTATTACAATCTCCGACTCCTAGCCAGTTACCGACGCCCGCCCATTTATTGTGATCTGATCACACCTAAATTGGTCAGCCACTGCCAAGAACAAGCAAGATCGATTGAGGACTTGATCGGCGCCTTTGACAAACCATACTTTGCTCGGCCAGTTTTGTTTCATCTACTCTGGAAACAAATATTAACTATAAACCTACAAGACCCCATCCAGGACACCAGCATTGTTTCTTACAGTAGGCACGATCTTCATGGATAGTCCCAACAAAGCGAAACTTGGAATTTATACCTTGGTCAGATTCGAAGGCCAATACTATCGGGTTGATCAAATTGGTGGCAGGCATATTACCTTGAGGTCTGCAGATGAGCCGCTTCTTCCGTCAAAGCTTGTGCAACTACAGACCCTACTTTCAGCAGAAGATTTTGAGGTCTGTGACTTTGTTAATCTGTTAAGCGATGGTTCCATATATGAAGCAATTTTAGACAGCATTCCAATAGACGTTCTGAGGGAAG is a genomic window of Deinococcus misasensis DSM 22328 containing:
- a CDS encoding helix-turn-helix domain-containing protein is translated as MRPLHSQELGKEEKQKSRPAHDKQHAYEGVQFAPQARNHTGVQHDDFLTIVRRRIKRLRLERQLRQEDMAEKLNWNLRYYQRFESQNAGESFNPKIRMFLQVAEALGITIDTLFAVSEENSPEVESTPQRVSKKLSRRKSPDGHH
- a CDS encoding transposase translates to MKAVQQNILQQLFKAYSRKKGRKPSLDVVVDLTTLRKEGQFKGLPVSCLNGKYGLHLVVVYLLIGNARFPWSFAIWKGKGMASESKLAVAMIKSLCRRLQGRFQIKVMADSGFDNQYFLRPLSQLGLTVLVATKGDRKVGEKKVKELFYNGSWVKLNTPELQVTVAWFERRYPTGKTERRYVLCNQPVSARTLIQWGRRRWAIETFFKTAKGRFGLDQFGQRTLRGLIRFLFLSLLAWILSFLVSEQPEQLEDWGDRAVRVTRVLLHWVLVAEFLMLQDQLFSPSRLYVLSVAG
- a CDS encoding MerR family transcriptional regulator yields the protein MTQEQKYTISQVAAQLETSKSKIRYYIEVGLVEPKVSAANKYRIFDENDIFIIRLIIELRYLEIPIEKIKMIIDNPNESFVDAILYQHLRLLKQRRTDLEYKIDILTKICIPRQ
- a CDS encoding TnsA-like heteromeric transposase endonuclease subunit, producing the protein MEQEIPPENFVLSYLSSESLQIETITAFDLADLSTARMKPVRIPRNFRGQKHKLGYYWFSKSRIHIKYESRLELFAYQLLDFDPNVRKILPQPLVINFFDGDREYHHIPDILCERKDLPNLLIDVKPKKFVTTERNQIAFKFTEMTCSYAGWDYEVWSEPRRSLYYNLRLLASYRRPPIYCDLITPKLVSHCQEQARSIEDLIGAFDKPYFARPVLFHLLWKQILTINLQDPIQDTSIVSYSRHDLHG